From the genome of Myxococcota bacterium:
CTGTGGCTCAACCACCCGTATCTCGCGCTCGACCCGCAGCTGCTCGCCGAGCTGAAGCGCCGGCCCGACGGCGACTCTTACGCCGAGCGCATGGCGCGCGCGCGGGCCGAGGCCGGCTCCGCGCCCGAGGCCGCCCGTGCCGAGTCACAGGCCGAGCTCGACCTGGTGACCGCGCTCGCGCTGCGCGGCACCGACGCCGCGCCCGGGCCGAACCACCCCTTCCGCCGCCTGGGCTGGGTCCCGGCGTCTCCGCAGCTCTTCGCGCTCGGGACCTACTGGACCCTGCACGCCGGCAGCGCGCACCTGCTCGGCGTGCTGCTGCTCCTTTGGCTGGCAGGCCCGGCGCTCGAGCGCGCCTTCGGGCGCGGCGGGTTCGCGGCGCTGTGCCTCCTGGGCGTGCTCGCCGCGGCCCTGGCGTATCTCGTCTCGAGCGGCGGCGCGCGCGCACCGCTGGTCGGCGCCGCGGGCATCGCGGCGGCGCTGGCCGGCGCGTGCGGCGTGCGCAACGGCCGCGACACGGTGCGCATCGCCGGGCTCGGCGTCGGCGTGCCGGGCTGGGCCGCGCCCGCGCTCTGGGTCGCAGTCAGCGGGCTCTTCCACTTCGCGCTCGCGGGCGACGCGGTCGCGCTGGGCGAGTCACTCGTGCCGAGCCTCGCCTCGTTGGCCGCCGGTGCGGGCTTCGCCGCCGCCGCGCGCTCGCTTCGGCTCGAGGAGCGCCGGGCAGCGCGGCGCGCCGAGGCGCGGGCAGCCGCCCAGCTCGACCCGCGCACACGGCGCGCCCAGGCCGCGCTGGACCGCGGCTCCCACGACCAGGCCATCTCACTCGCCACGGAGCTGCTGCGCGAGCGCCCCGACGACGCCGGCGCTCTCGCCGTGGTGTGGTCCGCGCACCAGGCCTCGGGCCGCGAGACACAGGGGCTGCCTGCGGCCAAGCGCCTGCTCGAGATCTACGCGCGCCACGGTGCGCTCGCGCCCGCGGCGCGCGTCTGGGACGAGCTGGTGCGCGCCGCGCCCGAGGCACGTGCCGAGACGACGGTGCTCTTGCGCATCGTGCCCGAGCTCGTGGTGCAGGCGCGGCGCGAGGCCGCGATCGCCGCGCTGCGCTGCGTGGTGACTCCCGACGGCCGCGCTCCATTGTCGGTCGG
Proteins encoded in this window:
- a CDS encoding rhomboid family intramembrane serine protease, whose protein sequence is MLEPKSDEAARGERLPWVTAALAALLLAGFVGARGWVGLTGDSTPVELDSAFELWLNHPYLALDPQLLAELKRRPDGDSYAERMARARAEAGSAPEAARAESQAELDLVTALALRGTDAAPGPNHPFRRLGWVPASPQLFALGTYWTLHAGSAHLLGVLLLLWLAGPALERAFGRGGFAALCLLGVLAAALAYLVSSGGARAPLVGAAGIAAALAGACGVRNGRDTVRIAGLGVGVPGWAAPALWVAVSGLFHFALAGDAVALGESLVPSLASLAAGAGFAAAARSLRLEERRAARRAEARAAAQLDPRTRRAQAALDRGSHDQAISLATELLRERPDDAGALAVVWSAHQASGRETQGLPAAKRLLEIYARHGALAPAARVWDELVRAAPEARAETTVLLRIVPELVVQARREAAIAALRCVVTPDGRAPLSVGQAVRAAELAAELDTASALAAARVALASTELADEKRERLAKLVQEFERKLETAPPAEPPPPPEPVRVELALDDNQRTVVYTPPPENTGPSAVKVTLAVPLELDPDGVRMRVDGAEPSLLTWERIQAVGVGLVSGLGAKPVVVIDLALNWADCRGGALEVLRLRSDSFRARALIGGDGSALEALRALLAQLLARSGAVPLPDAGAARGLPFREFPDPSCYERDVLLHAG